In Halorubrum sp. PV6, a single window of DNA contains:
- a CDS encoding phosphate uptake regulator PhoU, with protein METRKVQRLGPSTLAMTLPAEWAKEHGVNKGDEVSLRMGGKGTLTVLPESVSTEESEAVINADGLDAQSLERAVVAQYVLGRRVIHVRSEGTLDSAHINAVYKAETQLMGLGVIEETPSDISIRCSVDPEDFTLDNLLERLENTGSTMRGEAVKALAHGNPDLAQRALNRERQANKIFVLLLRLIFTAYQNPNLARAVGLEEGFPLIGYRSVAKNLELTADNAEDIADIVMEADGHTLDVDSATMRQIREFTDQVDDLTALAVRAVVERDYDLTVECRELFARLEDREQEILGELPSELDNDTLLMTREVLVSLQHTAEYAMRNAEIAANLALNEESEHVEII; from the coding sequence ATGGAAACGCGGAAAGTCCAGCGGTTAGGGCCATCGACCCTGGCGATGACCCTCCCCGCCGAGTGGGCGAAGGAGCACGGCGTCAACAAGGGCGACGAGGTGTCTCTGCGGATGGGCGGAAAAGGGACGCTCACGGTGCTTCCGGAGTCCGTGAGTACCGAGGAGTCGGAAGCGGTGATCAACGCGGACGGCCTCGACGCGCAGTCCCTCGAACGCGCCGTCGTCGCGCAGTACGTCCTCGGCCGGCGCGTGATCCACGTCCGAAGCGAGGGGACGCTCGACAGCGCACACATCAACGCGGTTTATAAAGCCGAGACGCAGTTGATGGGGCTCGGCGTCATCGAGGAGACGCCTTCGGACATCTCGATCCGGTGTTCCGTCGACCCGGAAGACTTCACCCTCGACAACCTGCTCGAACGGCTGGAGAACACGGGCTCGACCATGCGCGGGGAGGCCGTGAAGGCCCTCGCGCACGGCAACCCGGACCTGGCACAGCGCGCGCTCAACCGGGAGCGGCAGGCGAACAAGATCTTCGTCCTCCTGCTCCGGCTGATCTTCACGGCGTACCAGAACCCCAACCTCGCCCGTGCGGTCGGATTAGAGGAGGGGTTCCCCCTCATCGGCTACCGCTCGGTCGCGAAGAACCTCGAACTGACCGCCGACAACGCGGAGGACATCGCCGACATCGTGATGGAGGCGGACGGCCACACCCTCGACGTCGACAGCGCAACGATGCGCCAGATTCGGGAGTTCACCGACCAAGTCGACGACCTGACCGCTCTCGCCGTCCGGGCGGTCGTCGAGCGGGACTACGACCTCACCGTCGAGTGTCGGGAGCTGTTCGCGCGGCTCGAAGACCGCGAGCAGGAGATCCTCGGGGAGCTCCCGAGCGAACTCGACAACGACACGCTGCTGATGACTCGCGAGGTGCTTGTCAGTCTCCAGCACACCGCCGAGTACGCGATGCGGAACGCCGAGATCGCGGCGAACCTCGCCCTGAACGAGGAGTCCGAACACGTCGAGATCATCTGA
- a CDS encoding response regulator, whose translation MTERVLVVDDSSFQRTVVRDALEGPFEVVGEAENGAEAVELFEAYEPDAVSMDVVMPEMTGIEATAAIKERWPDAVIVMCTSVDQQEKMMEAVKAGANGYVTKPVDPDKLVPEMQSHFE comes from the coding sequence ATGACCGAACGGGTACTCGTCGTCGACGACTCCTCGTTCCAGCGGACCGTCGTCCGGGACGCGCTGGAGGGCCCCTTCGAGGTGGTCGGCGAGGCAGAAAACGGTGCGGAGGCAGTCGAACTCTTCGAGGCGTACGAGCCGGACGCGGTGTCGATGGACGTCGTCATGCCGGAGATGACCGGTATCGAGGCCACCGCCGCGATCAAAGAGCGCTGGCCGGACGCCGTGATCGTGATGTGTACGAGCGTGGACCAACAGGAGAAGATGATGGAGGCGGTGAAAGCCGGCGCAAACGGCTACGTGACGAAGCCGGTCGACCCCGACAAGCTGGTGCCCGAGATGCAGAGCCACTTCGAGTGA
- the aglJ gene encoding S-layer glycoprotein N-glycosyltransferase AglJ, with protein sequence MSDYDDVCVLLPTMDEVETVARVVESFREVGLDEILVIDGGSTDGTQAAAREAGARVVEQSGRGKGQAVREAVRSHIDAPYVVMADADATYDASDVDAMLAPLVDGEADHVIGNRFADMRPGAMTRLNQIGNRIINLSFRVIHGESYRDILSGYRAFSRESFDRLHLTADGFGIETEMAVECVKNQQSVTVVPITYRERPGGSATNLHPVRDGGVIFIELYRKAKTNNPLFYFGSLGVLSTATGAALTAYVLYRWLVFGATHEIIAIGAVGSAILGIQLLIFGFLADMIHSLHREQVARFERAVDRHAEGAAETGSGPSVDDAGTAEEAE encoded by the coding sequence ATGAGCGACTACGACGACGTCTGCGTCCTGCTTCCGACGATGGACGAGGTCGAGACGGTCGCGCGCGTCGTCGAGTCGTTCCGCGAGGTCGGCCTCGACGAGATTCTCGTCATCGACGGCGGCTCGACGGACGGGACGCAGGCGGCCGCCCGCGAGGCGGGAGCGCGCGTGGTCGAACAGTCCGGACGCGGCAAGGGACAGGCCGTCAGGGAGGCGGTTCGGAGCCACATCGACGCGCCGTACGTCGTGATGGCCGACGCCGACGCGACCTACGACGCGAGCGACGTCGACGCCATGCTGGCGCCGCTCGTCGACGGCGAGGCCGACCACGTCATCGGGAACCGGTTCGCCGACATGCGGCCGGGTGCCATGACGCGACTGAACCAGATCGGGAACCGGATCATCAACCTCTCGTTCCGCGTCATCCACGGCGAGTCCTACCGAGACATCCTCTCCGGGTATCGCGCGTTCTCCCGCGAGTCGTTCGACAGGCTCCACCTCACCGCCGACGGGTTCGGCATCGAGACGGAGATGGCAGTCGAGTGCGTGAAAAACCAGCAGTCGGTGACGGTCGTCCCGATAACCTACCGCGAGCGGCCCGGCGGCTCCGCCACCAACCTCCACCCCGTTCGCGACGGCGGCGTCATCTTCATCGAACTGTACCGGAAGGCGAAGACGAACAACCCGCTGTTCTACTTCGGGAGCCTCGGCGTCCTCTCGACGGCCACCGGGGCGGCCCTGACCGCGTACGTCCTCTACCGCTGGCTCGTGTTCGGCGCCACCCACGAGATAATCGCCATCGGCGCCGTGGGGTCGGCGATCCTCGGCATCCAACTGCTGATCTTCGGCTTCCTCGCCGACATGATCCACTCGCTCCACCGCGAGCAGGTCGCGCGCTTCGAGCGCGCGGTCGACCGGCACGCGGAGGGGGCGGCCGAGACCGGCTCCGGTCCCTCTGTCGACGACGCCGGAACGGCCGAGGAGGCCGAGTGA
- a CDS encoding AI-2E family transporter, which yields MDEKRLVIALFGLVIAALVGFIAYRFVAPLTVAVFLYYSTRRLYHRLERFRLPARVRAAVSLSLVGVPLIALLSYTVVLLIVEARRFIEQYPVAETVGAENSWVGDLAELSNPTFDGVLQAYRSGQLDPLIDFVSEQASILASTLSGLTLNLVITVVVTYYLLLDGSKFHEWLLTFDDDAVVREYLETADDELEAVLYGNLLNVIAISIIAVVTYTGYNMIAPEIVEVPYPALAGALTGVASLIPVIGMKIVYIPLAAATAVPSVLGNELTGLVYVAGFLVVAAIVVDTIPDIVLRPYFSGKATHVGLLMLAYIFGPVVFGFHGLFLAPIILVLALTFANTALIRLLGGDVDDPGPELSRGQRQLDEF from the coding sequence ATGGACGAAAAGCGGTTGGTCATCGCCCTCTTCGGACTCGTCATCGCGGCGCTCGTCGGGTTCATCGCCTACCGGTTCGTCGCCCCGCTCACCGTCGCGGTCTTCCTCTACTACTCCACGCGACGGCTCTACCACCGGCTCGAACGCTTCCGGCTCCCCGCAAGAGTCAGGGCGGCCGTCTCGCTGTCGTTGGTCGGGGTTCCGCTCATCGCGTTGTTGAGTTACACCGTGGTGCTTCTGATCGTGGAAGCGCGCCGGTTCATCGAGCAGTATCCGGTCGCAGAGACGGTCGGCGCCGAAAACTCGTGGGTCGGCGACTTGGCCGAACTCTCGAACCCCACCTTCGACGGCGTCTTGCAGGCCTACCGGTCCGGTCAGCTCGACCCGCTCATCGACTTCGTGTCCGAACAGGCGTCGATTTTGGCGAGTACCCTCTCCGGGCTCACGCTGAACCTCGTGATCACCGTCGTCGTCACCTACTACCTGCTTCTCGACGGCTCGAAGTTCCACGAGTGGCTCCTGACCTTCGACGACGACGCGGTCGTCCGCGAGTACCTCGAGACGGCCGACGACGAGCTGGAGGCGGTGTTGTACGGGAACCTGCTCAACGTCATCGCCATCTCGATCATCGCCGTCGTGACGTACACCGGCTACAACATGATCGCGCCCGAAATCGTGGAGGTGCCGTACCCGGCGCTCGCGGGCGCGCTCACCGGCGTGGCCAGCCTCATTCCGGTCATCGGGATGAAGATCGTGTACATCCCGCTCGCGGCGGCGACCGCGGTTCCCTCGGTCCTCGGCAACGAACTCACCGGACTCGTCTACGTCGCCGGGTTCCTCGTCGTCGCCGCCATCGTCGTTGACACGATCCCCGATATCGTCCTCCGGCCGTACTTCAGCGGAAAGGCCACTCACGTGGGGCTGCTCATGCTCGCGTACATCTTCGGGCCGGTCGTCTTCGGCTTCCACGGGCTGTTCCTCGCGCCGATCATCCTCGTGCTCGCGCTCACCTTCGCCAACACCGCCCTGATACGGCTCCTCGGCGGCGACGTCGACGACCCCGGCCCAGAACTGTCGCGGGGACAGCGGCAACTCGACGAGTTCTGA
- a CDS encoding cell division protein FtsZ, which produces MRVHVIGLGGAGGRVVDRLAADRDGDRFLHGVNAFDTDAAALDALQSVGESRRYRFGDAAAGSGLDGDLHAARRLGDAHAGELSRAMDDQQPSLAEAFVLVVGVGGGAGAGVAPALADELTRLYDTPVYAVGLLPTPDESAPDDPDAPRSAGDDPERRTPDRPLAEQNAARTLNALSDRCAAIFPFDNAAWIRPGEDIADARDRLNGVLATRLAALFGAGEADDADSTPQQVLDASDVARAVGSDGEIAVIGHATQAVEPPDSGSRFGLGLFGSSEPAEVDTSAAVSAIETTIRKAARGKNTSEVPEGRADRTLLVVGGPPAWLNREAIADGRRWLADETGSGAILSGDAPVPDGDEVFAVVVRSGVDEPPRIREIRSSIA; this is translated from the coding sequence ATGCGTGTACACGTCATCGGTCTCGGCGGCGCCGGCGGCCGGGTCGTCGACCGACTCGCCGCCGACCGCGACGGGGACCGGTTCCTGCACGGCGTCAACGCGTTCGACACCGACGCCGCCGCGCTCGACGCGCTCCAGTCGGTCGGCGAGTCGCGGCGGTACCGCTTCGGCGACGCGGCCGCCGGGAGCGGACTCGACGGGGACCTCCACGCGGCCCGCCGGCTGGGCGACGCGCACGCCGGCGAACTCAGCCGGGCGATGGACGACCAGCAGCCGTCGCTCGCGGAGGCGTTCGTGCTCGTCGTCGGCGTCGGCGGGGGTGCGGGCGCGGGAGTCGCGCCTGCGCTGGCGGACGAACTGACCCGGCTGTACGACACGCCGGTCTACGCCGTCGGCCTCCTGCCGACCCCGGACGAGTCTGCGCCCGACGACCCCGACGCGCCGCGGTCCGCGGGCGACGACCCCGAGCGTCGCACCCCGGACCGCCCGCTGGCCGAGCAGAACGCGGCCCGGACGCTGAACGCGCTCTCTGACCGTTGTGCGGCGATTTTTCCCTTCGACAACGCCGCGTGGATCCGGCCGGGCGAGGACATCGCCGACGCCCGAGACCGACTGAACGGCGTCCTCGCGACGCGGCTCGCGGCGCTCTTCGGCGCCGGCGAGGCGGACGACGCGGACTCGACGCCCCAGCAGGTGCTCGACGCGAGCGACGTGGCCCGCGCGGTGGGGTCGGACGGGGAGATCGCGGTCATCGGTCATGCGACGCAGGCGGTCGAACCCCCCGATTCCGGGTCTCGGTTCGGCCTCGGACTGTTCGGCTCCTCGGAGCCGGCCGAGGTCGACACGAGCGCCGCGGTCTCGGCGATAGAGACGACGATCCGGAAGGCCGCTCGCGGGAAGAACACGAGCGAAGTCCCCGAGGGCCGAGCCGATCGGACCCTGCTCGTTGTCGGCGGCCCGCCGGCGTGGCTCAACCGCGAGGCGATCGCCGACGGCCGGCGGTGGCTCGCCGACGAGACCGGATCGGGCGCGATCCTAAGCGG